Genomic DNA from Carnobacterium divergens DSM 20623:
AAGGTGCAGGCCATAAAGTACCGTATGAAAGCTCAGTTGAAATGGCGACATTCTTTGCGAAACGCCTTTAAGAATTATCTTATTGAGAGATTTACTTTTTTTCTGAAACACGGTATGATAGTGTGGAACTTACGTGGAGGTGACGTTTATGACAGATGAAAATAAAAATTGGTCGCAAGAAGAAATAGATGGAATCAAAGAACGAATTATTCAAGCATTAGAACAAGTAATCGATCCAGAGCTAGGAATTGATATTGTGAACCTTGGCTTGGTTTATGAAGTAGAATTAGAAAATAACGGTCACTGTATTGTAAAAATGACGTTAACGACAATGGGATGCCCATTAGCAGACGTTATCACCGATCAAATTATGACAGCCTTAAAAGACGTACCAGAAGTAACCAAATCAGAAGTGCAGTTGGTTTGGTATCCTGCGTGGACAACGGATAGAATGAGCCGTTATGCACGGATTGCGTTGGGGATTAGATAATTTAATTGAAGATTAATCCTTCTGTAGTGTCAAAAAACTCTTTCACTAACACTTAGTTGTTAGTGAAAGAGTTTTTTTGAAAAATAAAATTGGTTAAGCAAGCAAATGGTTTGGAGGACACTGCATTGAAAAATATAAAATTAATTAGTCTAACCAGTCTATTAACAACTCTAGTAATAGTAACGATCTACACTATTTTAAATTCTCCATTATTTTTTGATCCACCAGATAGTTACCGTGAGCATGGAACGTCAGCAACTGGAAATTTTATCAGAATTGATGAGGAGTACACGATAAATACGACGAGTGCAATAACTTCAAGCTTGTATTACAAGACCGGCACAGCAAGCTCTATTCCTAATATTGTTGAACATGT
This window encodes:
- a CDS encoding metal-sulfur cluster assembly factor; this translates as MTDENKNWSQEEIDGIKERIIQALEQVIDPELGIDIVNLGLVYEVELENNGHCIVKMTLTTMGCPLADVITDQIMTALKDVPEVTKSEVQLVWYPAWTTDRMSRYARIALGIR